One window of Oreochromis niloticus isolate F11D_XX linkage group LG23, O_niloticus_UMD_NMBU, whole genome shotgun sequence genomic DNA carries:
- the LOC109204443 gene encoding uncharacterized protein LOC109204443 isoform X1: MLKLIMVLLWMILLVVLLCAEAENVTEVRGELGTNVTLTCSNQTSGTHWYMEIYSQFRACVSCQISSTHFTYNSPDFETKFSLLGNKLMIKNFSAGDCRLYFCGINRNDSIHFVETFRLVSVFLSPDIFPTSESDPQQQSSSISQHHLLIIYRSAFLITAITLVILVVVFTSLWVKRKSLQVRSPRPVTSWIAETVQSAQDEIHSNPPCH; encoded by the exons ATGCTGAAGCTGATCATGGTTCTCCTGTGGATGATCCTGTTGGTGGTTCTGCTCTGTGCAGAGGCCGAGAACGTGACCGAGGTCAGAGGAGAGCTGGGGACCAATGTCACTCTAACCTGCTCCAATCAGACATCAGGCACACACTGGTACATGGAGATCTACAGCCAGTTCAGAGCATGTGTCAGCTGCCAGATTTCTTCAACACATTTTACCTACAACTCTCCTGATTTTGAAACCAAATTTTCACTCCTGGGAAACAAACTCATGATTAAAAACTTCAGTGCAGGAGACTGCAGGCTTTACTTCTGTGGCATCAACAGAAATGACAGCATTCATTTTGTGGAGACTTTCCGTCTCGTCTCAG tttttctttctccagATATCTTTCCAACCTCTGAGTCAGAccctcagcagcagagcagctccATATCACAGCATCACCTCCTCATCATATACCGCTCAGCCTTCCTCATTACTGCCATCACCCTTGTCATACTGG TTGTGGTTTTTACGTCTCTGTGGGTGAAGAGAAAATCTCTCCAGGTGCGCAGCCCTCGACCTGTGACCAGTTGGATTGCAGAGACTGTGCAGAGTGCCCAG GATGAGATCCACTCCAACCCTCCATGTCACTGA
- the LOC109204443 gene encoding uncharacterized protein LOC109204443 isoform X2, which translates to MEIYSQFRACVSCQISSTHFTYNSPDFETKFSLLGNKLMIKNFSAGDCRLYFCGINRNDSIHFVETFRLVSVFLSPDIFPTSESDPQQQSSSISQHHLLIIYRSAFLITAITLVILVVVFTSLWVKRKSLQVRSPRPVTSWIAETVQSAQDEIHSNPPCH; encoded by the exons ATGGAGATCTACAGCCAGTTCAGAGCATGTGTCAGCTGCCAGATTTCTTCAACACATTTTACCTACAACTCTCCTGATTTTGAAACCAAATTTTCACTCCTGGGAAACAAACTCATGATTAAAAACTTCAGTGCAGGAGACTGCAGGCTTTACTTCTGTGGCATCAACAGAAATGACAGCATTCATTTTGTGGAGACTTTCCGTCTCGTCTCAG tttttctttctccagATATCTTTCCAACCTCTGAGTCAGAccctcagcagcagagcagctccATATCACAGCATCACCTCCTCATCATATACCGCTCAGCCTTCCTCATTACTGCCATCACCCTTGTCATACTGG TTGTGGTTTTTACGTCTCTGTGGGTGAAGAGAAAATCTCTCCAGGTGCGCAGCCCTCGACCTGTGACCAGTTGGATTGCAGAGACTGTGCAGAGTGCCCAG GATGAGATCCACTCCAACCCTCCATGTCACTGA